ATAGACTAGCTGCCTCGGCTGGTGGCCAACGCGGTGAGGGGTTGCTCCAGGGCTACCCGCGGCAGTCGGTGTTTGAAGCCGCAGAGAATTTCCCAGGAAATGGTGCCGCTGAGGTTAGCCCAATCATCGGCGGTGATACAGTGACGGCCCTGGTGGCCCAACAGGGTGACAATATCCCCTTCCTGCAAACCAGGTAGATGGGTGACATCCAGCATCAACTGGTCCATGGTGATGGCGCCGACCTGGCGCACTTGCTGCCCCTGGACCAGCACCGCCATGTGGTTAGACAAGGCCCGGGGCACCCCGTCGGCATAGCCGATACCGACCACGGCAATGCGCATTGGCTGCGGAGCTACGAACTGATGGCCGTAGCTGACGCCAGTACCGGCGGCGATCTCCTTGATGTGGGTGATGCGAGCTTTCACCTGCATGACGGGATGGAGAGAGATTGTCGAGCGTAAGTGGGGGGCGGGGTAGAGGCCATAGAGGGCCAGGCCGACCCGCACCATGTCGTAGTGCAGGGCGGTATCGCCCAAGGTGGCGGCGGAGTTGGCCAGATGCAGCTGGGGAGGGCGCAACTGATGCTGAGTTAACGCCTCAATGGCGGTCTGAAAGCGATGGTGCTGTTGCTGTAGCACGGTGGTATCAGGATCGTCGGCGGTAGCCAAATGGGAATAGACGCTGGCGATGGCCAGGCCCGGCAACTGCTGGACGAATTGCACGAATTCCACTGCCTGCTGCCAGGGGTGGCCCAGGCGAGACATGCCGGTGTCGAGCTTTAGGTGCACTGGTAGGGGATGGTCCAGGCGCCCCAGGGTCTCTGAGAAGACCAGGGCTTGTTTGGGGGCGACCAGGGTGGGCTGGAGCTGCCACTGTGCGATCGCACGCACCTCTTCCAGACTATGCACCGCCCCCATGAGCAAAATGGGGGCCTGAATTCCGGCTTGCCGCAGTTCAATCCCCTCTGGCACCGTGGCCACCCCACACCAGTGGGCTCCGGCCTTCAGGGCATGGCGGGCAATGGTCACGGCGCCATGGCCGTAGGCATCGGCCTTCACCACCGCCATCAACTCCGTCGTTGGCATCAGCCACTGCCGCAGTTGCCGCACATTGTGCGCCAAGGCGGTCAAATTGATCTCAACCCAAGCCCGACAACACCGCATCGGGGCCAGACTCGGGGTTTTATCCCAACTCAACATACTGCTCTACTCCTTCACCACACACGGGACCGCACCAAGCCCCCTTGATCGCTATACCTTTACGCTACTACTGACCCAGATGTCAGCATCCGGGACCTGCGTCGGCCAGTGTCCTGGCCACGAGAATTAACAGGCAGTGTATCAGCCGTTAAGACGTCAGAATCAGCAGCTATGCTACTATCGGTGCAATATCCTTTTAACGATCCCCAATGAGTAAGGTTCTGGTGCTCAATGCCTCCTATGAACCGCTCAACATAACAAGCTGGCGTCGAGCGATTGTCTTAGTCATTAAGGGCAAGGCTGAACAGGTTGAGCACAACGGCAAATTAATCTACGCTGAATTGTCACTGCCGACGGTGATACGGCTTAGACAATATGTGCGAGTGCCCTACAAAGAGATTCCTCTGACCCGACGCAACCTACTCCAGCGGGATAACCATACCTGTCAATACTGTGGCTATGCCGGTGACGGCCTCACCCTAGACCACGTCGTGCCTCGCTCTCGCGGCGGTGGTGATACTTGGGACAATATGGTGACTGCCTGTGTCCGCTGCAATGTGCGCAAAGGCAACCGCACCCCCCGGGAAGCCAGCATGCCCCTGCGCAATCCTCCCCGCAAGCCCCACAGCAGTCTCTACTTCGAAGTGGCTCGACAGATTCGCAGTGGCACTCACCAGGAATGGAAGAAATACGTCATCGGTGTCTAAATAGTAATAGACAGTTGTAATAGATACAGGTATAGATAGACAGGTCATCCCAGCAAGACTTGCGATCGCAAGCAAGTTGGTTGAGATTGTCCCTGGCAGTCTCCCTTGCCAGGGGCAGATTATCCGTCGCCTAAGGCTCCCCCATAGGAATGACGCAGGAACCATCCCAGAGGTCTACGCTGGACTTGATAGACATGCAGACAGCAGCGCTTATCAACGACCCCCAGAGACTGCTCACCCGAGACTGCTTGGCGAGGTTGATCGAGTCCTGAGTCAGGTCTCCCCAGGCTCTCTAGACCCTCAAGCCCACAGAGGGGACGCCCCATATCTCTCCTGAACTATGCCGTTACCGGCTCCCGACCGCAGTCATCCTGTCAGGATGGCTGCATCCCACTATCCCTAACCACACGCTGCCCGTTACGAAACATCATGGCCATGCAAGACTCGGCAATTGAGGTAACCCCAGCGGCTCCCTCTGACCAACCCCCAACCGCCAATAAACAGAATTCGCTATCGCCAGTGGAGGCGGTCAGGCAAATGTTGACCAACCATGCCAGGGAGCGCCAACTTGTTCTGATCCAGGACTTTCCCGATCCTGATGCCCTCTCATCGGCCTGGACCTATCAACTCATTGCTCGCACCCACAATATCGACTGCGATATCTACTATTCCGGCACGCTCAGCCACCAGGAAAATATTGCCCTAGTGAAGCTGACCGGTTTGCCGGCTCGCCGCTGGCCCCTACAAAAAGCCGATCATCCCGATCTCTCTCAGTACCAGGGCTACGTCCTGATTGACACCCAAGGTACCACCAGTCAACTCTCCGCCCGGGCCCAAAAAGCAGGATTGCCCCTACTGCTCGTCATCGATCACCATGCTCCCCAAGGCAAACTAGAGGCCGAAGTCGTCGACCTGCGGCCCCACATTCGGGCCACAGCCACCATCCTCACCCAATACCTGCAGGAAGGGCTGCTGACCCTCGACCACAACAACAACAAACACATCAAATGCGCCACCGCTCTGATGCACGGCTTGCGGGCCGACACCAACCAGCTGATGAACGCCGCCGAGGCCGATTTCCTAGCGGCGGCCTATCTCAGCCAAGTCTACGACTCCCAGTTACTCAGTGCCGTGCTCCAGGCCTCTCGCTCTAAGCGGGTCATGGACATCATTGAGCGCTCTCTGCGCAATCGCAAACTGCAAAACAATGTGTCCATTGCCGG
This portion of the Halomicronema hongdechloris C2206 genome encodes:
- a CDS encoding HNH endonuclease; translation: MSKVLVLNASYEPLNITSWRRAIVLVIKGKAEQVEHNGKLIYAELSLPTVIRLRQYVRVPYKEIPLTRRNLLQRDNHTCQYCGYAGDGLTLDHVVPRSRGGGDTWDNMVTACVRCNVRKGNRTPREASMPLRNPPRKPHSSLYFEVARQIRSGTHQEWKKYVIGV
- a CDS encoding DHH family phosphoesterase — protein: MQDSAIEVTPAAPSDQPPTANKQNSLSPVEAVRQMLTNHARERQLVLIQDFPDPDALSSAWTYQLIARTHNIDCDIYYSGTLSHQENIALVKLTGLPARRWPLQKADHPDLSQYQGYVLIDTQGTTSQLSARAQKAGLPLLLVIDHHAPQGKLEAEVVDLRPHIRATATILTQYLQEGLLTLDHNNNKHIKCATALMHGLRADTNQLMNAAEADFLAAAYLSQVYDSQLLSAVLQASRSKRVMDIIERSLRNRKLQNNVSIAGVGYLRYDDRDAIPQAADFLITEENVHTAVVYGIVHDEDEEREVVIGSLRTSKITLDPDEFIKEAFGQDNQGRFFGGGRSMAGGFEIPVGFLSGFYENSEFNRLKWEVFDIQVKQKLLRLVNPEDGVINTD
- the alr gene encoding alanine racemase, encoding MLSWDKTPSLAPMRCCRAWVEINLTALAHNVRQLRQWLMPTTELMAVVKADAYGHGAVTIARHALKAGAHWCGVATVPEGIELRQAGIQAPILLMGAVHSLEEVRAIAQWQLQPTLVAPKQALVFSETLGRLDHPLPVHLKLDTGMSRLGHPWQQAVEFVQFVQQLPGLAIASVYSHLATADDPDTTVLQQQHHRFQTAIEALTQHQLRPPQLHLANSAATLGDTALHYDMVRVGLALYGLYPAPHLRSTISLHPVMQVKARITHIKEIAAGTGVSYGHQFVAPQPMRIAVVGIGYADGVPRALSNHMAVLVQGQQVRQVGAITMDQLMLDVTHLPGLQEGDIVTLLGHQGRHCITADDWANLSGTISWEILCGFKHRLPRVALEQPLTALATSRGS